Proteins from a single region of Mailhella massiliensis:
- a CDS encoding histidinol phosphate phosphatase domain-containing protein, which yields MTDFHIILTPDGSAGGLSAASALRYASLAGLRFAALILPGGESDFSRLAALAREVRTCSLYANVEARTGVELRHVPPALIPSAVREARRAGAELVLVHGESLADQVEEGTNLAAIEADADILAHPGLIDAEAAAFAAEKGVALEFTSCPKHGLTNAHTAAMALRFHCPLVRGSAARKAEEITPRAFWPFIIKGSDVFPHGDNQYNLSELLRKSEESLIRKLMKP from the coding sequence ATGACGGATTTTCATATCATTCTCACCCCTGACGGGTCGGCGGGCGGACTGAGCGCCGCTTCCGCCCTGCGTTATGCTTCTCTGGCCGGGCTGCGCTTCGCGGCCCTCATTCTGCCGGGGGGAGAAAGCGACTTTTCCCGTCTGGCCGCTCTGGCCCGCGAAGTGCGGACGTGCAGCCTCTACGCCAATGTGGAGGCCCGCACGGGGGTGGAGCTTCGCCACGTTCCGCCGGCGCTCATCCCCTCTGCGGTAAGGGAGGCTCGACGGGCCGGAGCGGAACTCGTGCTCGTACACGGGGAAAGTCTTGCCGATCAGGTGGAGGAAGGAACCAACCTCGCCGCCATAGAGGCCGATGCCGACATTCTCGCCCACCCCGGCCTCATCGACGCCGAAGCCGCAGCCTTTGCCGCGGAAAAGGGGGTGGCGCTGGAATTCACCTCCTGTCCGAAGCATGGACTGACCAACGCGCATACGGCGGCCATGGCGCTGCGTTTCCACTGCCCGCTGGTGCGGGGAAGCGCGGCACGAAAGGCCGAGGAAATCACTCCGCGGGCATTCTGGCCTTTCATCATAAAGGGCTCCGACGTCTTCCCCCACGGGGATAATCAATATAATCTTTCGGAATTATTGAGAAAGAGCGAAGAATCACTCATCCGCAAGCTGATGAAGCCATAA
- a CDS encoding GNAT family N-acetyltransferase, which yields MNDILLRSAREQDLEELVRLEHSVEASLPSRDIFAVDEKEFYEPILRGEGHILLAFDGQERIAGVSVIRFPGRSDPDNLGRGLLPEERLEQVRHLESVFVRPDMQGNRLAERLVRENMRLTDQSGRTISMATAWPGNAASLKLHLNLGLFIRAFAFKYGGKARLILMSGGKADRSVPPRLVESMDIDGHLAALDAGLAGAGLRRTPGESSFMVEYFPLPPA from the coding sequence ATGAACGACATCCTTCTCCGCTCCGCCCGGGAACAGGATCTGGAAGAGCTGGTGCGTCTGGAACACTCCGTGGAAGCCTCCCTGCCCTCCCGCGACATTTTCGCCGTGGACGAAAAAGAATTCTATGAACCCATCCTGCGCGGCGAAGGGCATATCCTGCTTGCCTTCGACGGGCAAGAACGCATCGCCGGGGTGAGCGTCATACGTTTTCCAGGGAGAAGCGACCCGGACAATCTGGGCCGCGGCCTGCTGCCGGAAGAACGCCTGGAGCAGGTCCGGCACCTGGAATCCGTCTTCGTGCGGCCCGACATGCAGGGAAACAGGCTCGCGGAACGTCTGGTGAGGGAAAACATGCGCCTTACCGACCAGAGCGGCCGTACCATTTCCATGGCTACGGCATGGCCGGGCAATGCCGCAAGTCTGAAGCTGCACCTGAACCTCGGACTTTTCATCCGCGCCTTTGCCTTCAAATACGGAGGAAAGGCGCGCCTCATCCTCATGAGCGGGGGGAAAGCCGACCGGAGCGTCCCTCCCCGGCTTGTGGAGTCCATGGACATCGACGGGCACCTTGCCGCGCTCGATGCGGGACTCGCGGGCGCAGGACTCAGGCGCACGCCCGGAGAGTCCTCCTTCATGGTGGAGTATTTCCCCCTTCCCCCAGCATGA
- the rsfS gene encoding ribosome silencing factor, whose protein sequence is MTKEKKYSTLPASEKAPVMQHWLAEHKARDLAVFQLPEGNPLADIVIIASASSARHARSLADGLSEMCKQEKFEILRTEGYQEGQWVLVDLNDVIVHIFQEPVRELYHLEALWAGAEALPATAAEGKENL, encoded by the coding sequence ATGACCAAAGAAAAAAAGTATTCCACGCTTCCCGCTTCTGAAAAGGCTCCCGTCATGCAGCACTGGCTGGCCGAACACAAGGCGCGCGATCTGGCCGTGTTTCAGCTGCCGGAAGGCAACCCGCTGGCCGATATCGTCATCATCGCTTCCGCTTCTTCCGCCCGCCATGCCCGCAGCCTGGCCGACGGACTTTCGGAAATGTGCAAGCAGGAAAAGTTCGAAATCCTCCGTACGGAAGGATATCAGGAAGGTCAGTGGGTCCTGGTGGACCTCAACGATGTCATCGTTCACATTTTTCAGGAGCCCGTCCGGGAGCTTTATCATCTTGAGGCTCTCTGGGCAGGCGCCGAAGCGCTGCCCGCCACAGCAGCGGAAGGAAAGGAGAATCTTTGA
- a CDS encoding sigma-54 interaction domain-containing protein codes for MVENKGTDRLLPLLTDLCGELALGKHADTDRLFDLTRDGSGPDELVRLAEAFGMMLVRVEAREFQNSQLIQQLRAKNAELEALHRVLLERNDELQKSVEALYSPGNGIIGQSEPMRRVFDMARSIARRPINTLILGPTGTGKEVLARFLHHQSPRSRGPFIAVNCTAIPDTLFESAMFGIEKGVATGVTARKGLVEEASGGTLFLDELAEMSLPNQAKLLRVLEQEEVLRVGSATPVHVDINLVCATNVNLEEAVKEGRFREDLFYRVNVVELRLPPLCERGDDILLLAQSFLERYCAEMGRERLMLSPAVQGLFLRYPWPGNVRELNNEMKRAAALTPSGVVELSHLSRRILESDTGKEYLCRKEQEGVPEALELPLNLQKAEELIIRRALELSGGRKVKAAELLGITREGLRKKLQRMEGETA; via the coding sequence ATGGTGGAAAACAAGGGGACGGACCGGCTGCTGCCGCTGCTGACCGATCTTTGCGGGGAACTGGCCCTGGGCAAACATGCCGATACGGACCGTCTTTTCGATCTCACGCGCGACGGCTCCGGGCCGGATGAGCTGGTGCGCCTTGCCGAGGCCTTCGGCATGATGCTGGTGCGCGTGGAGGCCCGCGAGTTTCAGAACAGTCAGCTCATACAGCAGCTCCGCGCCAAGAACGCGGAGCTTGAAGCCCTGCACAGGGTGCTTCTGGAAAGAAACGACGAACTTCAGAAAAGCGTGGAGGCTCTGTATTCGCCCGGCAACGGCATCATAGGGCAGAGCGAGCCCATGCGCCGCGTGTTCGACATGGCCCGTTCCATAGCAAGGCGCCCCATCAACACGCTTATTCTCGGCCCGACCGGTACGGGCAAGGAAGTGCTGGCAAGGTTTCTGCATCATCAGTCTCCGCGCAGCCGGGGGCCGTTCATTGCGGTGAACTGCACGGCCATTCCCGACACGCTGTTTGAAAGCGCCATGTTCGGCATAGAAAAGGGCGTGGCCACAGGAGTGACGGCCCGAAAGGGGCTGGTGGAGGAGGCGAGCGGAGGCACGCTTTTTCTGGATGAACTTGCGGAAATGAGCCTGCCCAATCAGGCCAAGCTGCTGCGGGTGCTGGAACAGGAGGAAGTGCTGCGCGTGGGCAGCGCCACGCCCGTGCATGTGGACATCAATCTTGTCTGCGCCACCAACGTCAATCTGGAAGAGGCGGTGAAGGAAGGACGCTTCCGCGAAGACCTTTTCTACCGCGTCAATGTGGTGGAGCTGCGCCTTCCGCCGCTTTGTGAGCGGGGGGACGACATTCTTCTTCTCGCCCAGTCCTTTCTGGAACGCTACTGCGCCGAAATGGGCAGGGAACGGCTCATGCTTTCCCCGGCGGTACAGGGGCTTTTCCTGCGTTACCCGTGGCCGGGCAACGTGCGGGAACTCAACAATGAGATGAAGCGCGCGGCGGCTCTCACCCCCAGCGGAGTGGTGGAGCTTTCCCATCTTTCCCGGCGTATTCTGGAATCCGATACGGGGAAGGAGTATCTCTGCCGGAAGGAACAGGAAGGGGTGCCGGAAGCGCTTGAGCTTCCCCTCAATCTTCAGAAGGCGGAAGAACTCATCATACGCCGGGCTCTGGAGCTTTCCGGCGGGCGCAAGGTCAAGGCGGCGGAGCTTCTGGGCATCACCCGCGAGGGACTTCGCAAGAAGCTCCAGCGCATGGAGGGGGAAACGGCATGA
- a CDS encoding alanine racemase — MPLLFLRRNALKHNLAAAQKLCRRAGTACMFVFKEAPLHADLVASLLADSPVSRLGLVAWPYEDFPRIEGVSLHHVYAPSPQLAEKTALCRCVYVNSPYAATTLRNACRGLLPEVRISLEAGDGRDGVLPEELPGLCRKIRRLGFSLRGLSVNFACLSPHAPTPELLRFAGEQLEKVRGFCMEGADISAGGTDVLELAESTPLPPSIGEIRCGTGVMLGIHPLTRRPLPGARQDTFRLEAHVMECRVKNGRHMALLDVGSFHTAPECLLAPLPGMIFCGASSAYASFDVTNCPENLREGAALSFGLDYHSLSRALTSRALPLIVEDA, encoded by the coding sequence ATGCCTCTTCTTTTTCTTCGCAGAAACGCCCTGAAGCACAACCTCGCCGCAGCTCAGAAGCTGTGCCGCCGCGCAGGTACGGCGTGCATGTTCGTCTTCAAGGAAGCGCCGCTCCATGCGGATCTTGTCGCTTCCCTTCTTGCGGACTCTCCCGTGAGCAGGCTCGGACTCGTGGCCTGGCCCTATGAGGACTTCCCCCGTATCGAAGGGGTGAGCCTGCACCATGTGTACGCGCCTTCTCCCCAGCTTGCGGAAAAAACCGCGCTCTGCCGCTGCGTATACGTCAATTCCCCGTATGCCGCGACGACGCTGCGCAACGCCTGCAGAGGCCTCCTCCCCGAAGTACGCATTTCTCTGGAAGCGGGGGACGGACGCGACGGCGTCCTGCCGGAAGAACTCCCCGGACTCTGCAGGAAAATACGACGCCTCGGATTTTCTCTGCGCGGTCTTTCCGTCAACTTCGCCTGTCTGTCCCCCCATGCGCCTACGCCGGAACTTCTGCGCTTCGCCGGGGAGCAGCTTGAGAAGGTGCGCGGGTTCTGCATGGAAGGAGCCGACATCTCCGCCGGGGGCACCGATGTGCTGGAACTGGCGGAAAGCACGCCTCTTCCTCCCTCCATCGGTGAAATACGCTGCGGCACCGGCGTGATGCTCGGCATTCATCCCCTTACCCGACGGCCTCTTCCGGGCGCGCGGCAGGATACTTTCCGTCTGGAGGCCCATGTCATGGAGTGCCGCGTGAAAAACGGCCGTCATATGGCGCTTCTGGATGTGGGGAGCTTCCATACCGCGCCGGAATGTCTGCTTGCTCCCCTGCCGGGCATGATCTTCTGCGGAGCTTCGTCGGCCTACGCTTCCTTTGATGTGACGAACTGCCCGGAAAACCTGCGCGAAGGCGCGGCCCTTTCCTTCGGACTGGACTATCATTCCCTTTCCCGCGCGCTTACCTCCCGGGCTCTGCCTCTGATCGTGGAGGACGCATGA
- a CDS encoding MFS transporter — MTDPRLRRLLTGGILALLCAQLLYGALMLSALYKQYQEPVFQINGLVCRDIADHLGLLVRVGKSLRPQTVERFLSLYRTRTEAENIAVTDGAGNVIFQWDKNGGSRIIPPADADTVFGSVRKFSTDEQFWTTCPISGRQGVVAGHVLLALNKERISGVIAHTAQSQLWLFLGVSLAECLLLVLLMRLQSGAGGSGKIPSGLRLRLSFMMPLILGQILFLLLLHTPLSRLYEAETAHTGRQLARQMTWDLERLAGMGLPVSGIHGMQLWMMERQQHVSTLGMAVFDVTGRLHAAADANGYLYPEDWKRLTEEHRPVRLDICHPADGSPAGSVQVLMNPSTIRSNLLSVMLDNLTMTVVAALFLSELIFLLIMSGNGLTAMASSPGFMRPIIFACLFATEMSMSYVPIRIGELGLDLFGLPPEVVSGLPVSCELFMAGLAMFAGGFWSQKSGWKPMLLSGVLLACLGSFASWLSPSALPFILARGMSGLGYGFINLAAQVFVIAHSSESSRAHNLAFMFAGLYAGTLCGSSMGGLIADRLGYQAVFPASAVMLVITLAALSRLLPKETWQSGESSASKLSLQEAFAFLSDRRMGALLLFFIIPNALITVCLFQFFMPLSLSQAGTSPATIGRVFLLYCVIVMFAGPFFGSLLDRAKSMVPPLFLSMLVVVLSLMALLVLDGLSAAMLSVALLAVNTAIASNGQGAYALSLPAAQSFGRSHTMGFYNVAMRIGQVLGPLSLGIMMSVWNARTGITVLAVFTGLSALLFAVLSISRSSSKES; from the coding sequence ATGACTGATCCGCGCCTCCGCAGACTTCTCACAGGGGGAATTCTTGCCCTGCTCTGCGCCCAGCTTCTCTACGGCGCGCTCATGCTTTCGGCCCTGTACAAGCAGTATCAGGAACCGGTATTCCAGATAAACGGACTGGTCTGCCGGGACATTGCCGACCATCTGGGCCTTCTGGTGCGTGTGGGCAAAAGCCTCCGGCCGCAGACGGTGGAACGGTTCCTTTCTCTCTACCGCACACGGACGGAGGCGGAAAACATTGCCGTGACCGACGGAGCGGGCAACGTCATATTCCAGTGGGACAAAAACGGCGGGTCGCGCATCATTCCTCCCGCCGACGCGGATACCGTATTCGGCAGCGTACGGAAATTCTCCACGGACGAACAGTTCTGGACGACCTGCCCCATTTCCGGCAGGCAGGGAGTCGTGGCCGGGCATGTGCTTCTGGCTCTCAACAAGGAGCGCATCTCCGGCGTCATCGCCCATACGGCCCAAAGCCAGCTCTGGCTTTTTCTCGGAGTATCGCTGGCGGAATGCCTCCTGCTCGTTCTGCTCATGCGCCTTCAGAGCGGCGCGGGCGGAAGCGGAAAGATACCTTCCGGTCTGAGGCTGCGCCTCTCCTTCATGATGCCGCTCATTCTGGGGCAGATACTCTTCCTCCTTCTGCTCCATACGCCCCTCTCCCGTCTGTATGAAGCGGAAACCGCCCATACCGGAAGGCAGCTCGCCCGTCAGATGACCTGGGATCTGGAACGGCTTGCGGGCATGGGCCTGCCGGTGAGCGGCATTCACGGTATGCAGCTGTGGATGATGGAAAGGCAGCAGCATGTTTCCACCCTGGGCATGGCCGTCTTCGACGTGACCGGCCGCCTTCATGCCGCGGCCGACGCCAACGGCTACCTCTACCCGGAAGACTGGAAACGCCTGACGGAGGAACACCGGCCCGTACGGCTCGATATCTGCCACCCGGCGGACGGCTCCCCGGCAGGAAGCGTACAGGTGCTCATGAATCCCTCAACCATACGGAGCAACCTCCTCTCCGTCATGCTGGACAACCTGACCATGACGGTGGTTGCCGCGCTCTTTCTTTCCGAGCTGATCTTCCTGCTCATCATGAGCGGCAACGGACTGACGGCCATGGCCTCTTCCCCCGGGTTCATGCGCCCCATCATCTTCGCCTGTCTTTTCGCCACGGAAATGTCCATGTCCTATGTGCCCATCCGCATAGGCGAGCTGGGGCTCGACCTGTTCGGTCTGCCGCCCGAAGTGGTTTCCGGCCTGCCCGTTTCCTGCGAACTCTTCATGGCCGGGCTTGCCATGTTTGCAGGCGGTTTCTGGAGCCAGAAGTCGGGCTGGAAGCCCATGCTCCTTTCCGGCGTGCTGCTGGCATGTCTGGGGTCCTTTGCAAGCTGGCTTTCTCCCTCCGCCCTGCCCTTCATTCTGGCAAGAGGCATGTCCGGCCTGGGATACGGCTTCATCAACCTGGCCGCGCAGGTCTTCGTCATCGCCCATTCTTCCGAAAGCAGCCGCGCGCACAACCTTGCCTTCATGTTTGCGGGGCTTTACGCCGGTACGCTGTGCGGCAGCTCCATGGGCGGCCTCATTGCCGACCGGCTCGGCTACCAGGCCGTGTTCCCGGCTTCCGCCGTCATGCTCGTGATCACCCTCGCCGCCCTTTCACGCCTGCTGCCCAAAGAAACATGGCAGAGCGGAGAAAGTTCCGCCTCGAAACTCAGCCTGCAGGAAGCCTTCGCCTTTCTTTCCGACAGACGCATGGGAGCCCTGCTTCTCTTCTTCATCATTCCCAATGCGCTCATCACGGTGTGCCTGTTCCAGTTCTTCATGCCCCTTTCCCTGAGTCAGGCCGGAACCTCCCCCGCCACCATAGGACGCGTTTTTCTGCTGTACTGCGTCATCGTCATGTTCGCCGGCCCGTTCTTCGGTTCGCTGCTCGACAGGGCGAAAAGCATGGTGCCTCCGCTTTTCCTTTCCATGCTTGTCGTAGTGCTCAGTCTCATGGCCCTTCTGGTGCTGGACGGACTTTCCGCAGCCATGCTCAGCGTGGCCCTTCTGGCCGTGAATACGGCCATAGCCTCCAACGGACAGGGCGCGTACGCCCTTTCCCTGCCTGCGGCGCAGAGTTTCGGCCGGTCCCATACCATGGGCTTTTACAATGTGGCCATGCGCATCGGGCAGGTCCTCGGGCCGCTGAGCCTCGGCATCATGATGTCGGTATGGAACGCACGCACGGGCATTACCGTGCTGGCCGTGTTTACCGGCCTCTCCGCCCTTCTTTTCGCCGTGCTGAGTATCTCACGCTCTTCATCCAAGGAATCCTGA
- a CDS encoding ABC transporter substrate-binding protein, translating to MPEHFRPFRSLLLLLCLLLLAGSGHARAGEKVWRVLYVEGGPFSNYQQTLAQTARGLEKLGLIDNGQVSIPEGTESTSSMWLWLADHARGRITFLRDGHYSAEWDAVARKNIREAIIERVRERRDVDMIIAMGTWSGLDMCSEDLGIPVFSMSVTDAVNAGIVKSAEDSGKDNVHAQLEPGRFRRQISMFHEIFHFKKLGVPFEDTPEGRNTAAMDEIEQTAKDLGIELVLRSAPLDLPDPKEAFKNLMRCVTELSREADAIYLTYTSTPMEKIPELMAPVIDAGIPSFAQAGPQLVEYGVLMSLAQASFADIGMFEAEAMAAVIAGKKPREVSQIFEPELGLAINLKTAMRIGWNPPLEILAAVDEIYQQIPAADHD from the coding sequence ATGCCTGAACATTTCCGTCCCTTCCGTTCTCTGCTCCTTCTCCTTTGTCTTCTGCTTCTTGCCGGGAGCGGCCACGCCCGGGCAGGAGAAAAGGTATGGCGCGTCCTGTATGTGGAAGGCGGGCCTTTCTCCAATTATCAGCAGACGCTTGCCCAGACGGCGCGAGGTCTGGAAAAACTGGGTCTCATCGACAACGGTCAGGTTTCCATTCCCGAGGGAACGGAATCCACCAGTTCCATGTGGCTGTGGCTGGCCGATCATGCCCGGGGACGCATAACATTCCTGCGTGACGGACATTATTCCGCAGAATGGGATGCCGTTGCCCGTAAAAACATACGGGAAGCCATCATCGAACGCGTGCGGGAACGCAGAGACGTGGACATGATCATTGCCATGGGAACCTGGAGCGGACTCGACATGTGTTCCGAAGACCTGGGCATTCCCGTATTCTCCATGAGCGTGACCGACGCCGTGAACGCGGGCATCGTGAAATCGGCCGAAGATTCCGGCAAGGACAACGTCCATGCCCAGCTGGAACCCGGCCGCTTCCGCCGCCAGATCTCCATGTTCCATGAAATATTCCACTTCAAGAAGCTCGGCGTGCCTTTTGAGGATACGCCGGAAGGCCGCAATACCGCAGCCATGGACGAAATAGAGCAGACGGCGAAGGATCTCGGCATCGAACTGGTGCTCCGTTCCGCACCGCTGGATCTGCCCGACCCCAAAGAGGCCTTCAAGAACCTCATGCGCTGCGTCACGGAGCTTTCCCGGGAAGCGGACGCCATCTACCTCACCTATACTTCCACCCCCATGGAAAAAATTCCCGAACTCATGGCGCCCGTCATTGACGCGGGCATTCCCTCCTTCGCCCAGGCTGGGCCGCAGCTTGTGGAATACGGCGTGCTCATGAGTCTTGCCCAGGCAAGCTTTGCCGACATAGGCATGTTTGAAGCCGAGGCCATGGCCGCCGTCATCGCAGGAAAAAAGCCCCGCGAGGTAAGCCAGATCTTCGAACCCGAACTGGGGCTGGCCATCAATCTGAAGACAGCCATGCGCATAGGCTGGAATCCGCCTCTGGAAATCCTCGCCGCCGTGGATGAAATCTATCAGCAGATTCCGGCGGCGGACCATGACTGA
- a CDS encoding PP2C family protein-serine/threonine phosphatase, protein MNFSLRSKLFLLVGFAISFAAVPIILFSRASLLESGMQRERESFVNTVMLVEDSLSVRYLHLLTSEVEAVLESKRNLRQYAAMIRDMLLSESEDEVMQSLAQWRKVLMPGGVYLAFYDRSGNEVLAGDIAKMIMEDGRQDFKGQSIHSMLEHRESFSEGQFALVRLPGPGTQEVPVLVCFMPVKNLGTLLLSDPVADTEQSRRLLERRMVLGIQERLDSLELSRGASISIVSADGRVLAGKGMPMEVSSISPDVLKRVRKGEVLEGSTEGAEEPVMYRLAYFKAMDWYVGASIPLNAIAGPAEALARHLFGVAAALLVLSLLIMLVLTMRIIAPLRLLTRRAGEIAREDFSSERGVGFSANIVEGLPVERTDEVGQLAGAFAHMVKALDENIRRLVDTLAVRQRMQGELNAARDIQMGILPPPNGAPRSLGYSAAAFLEPAKEVGGDLYDFFTVPDGRQAVVIGDVSDKGVSAALFMSMTVTLVRYALAEGLSCSEAMLRINERLAENNPSCMFVTLFIGLFDPATGRLDYASGAHCPPFVVNPDPSVPVRMLTDTSGPLVGAMQGLDYEACHAVLAPGEYCLLYTDGVSEAMNEKLELFGEERIAAALEHLRDASPDKVLHGVLEAVKAHRGTAGQSDDITMLCFRRSVQ, encoded by the coding sequence ATGAACTTTTCTCTGCGCAGCAAGCTTTTTCTGCTCGTGGGGTTCGCCATCAGCTTTGCGGCGGTTCCCATCATTCTTTTCAGCCGCGCCAGCCTTCTGGAAAGCGGTATGCAGAGAGAGAGGGAATCGTTCGTCAATACGGTCATGCTGGTGGAGGACAGCCTGAGCGTCCGTTACCTGCATCTGCTCACCTCCGAGGTGGAGGCGGTGCTGGAATCCAAGCGCAATCTCCGTCAGTATGCCGCCATGATACGCGACATGCTGCTTTCCGAGAGTGAGGATGAGGTGATGCAGAGCCTTGCCCAGTGGCGGAAGGTGCTTATGCCGGGCGGCGTGTACCTTGCCTTCTACGACAGAAGCGGCAACGAGGTGCTCGCGGGAGACATTGCGAAAATGATCATGGAGGACGGGCGGCAGGACTTCAAGGGGCAGTCCATACACTCCATGCTGGAGCACCGCGAATCCTTTTCCGAAGGGCAGTTCGCTCTGGTCCGTCTGCCCGGGCCGGGCACGCAGGAAGTGCCCGTGCTTGTCTGCTTCATGCCGGTGAAGAATCTGGGCACGCTTCTTCTCTCCGATCCCGTGGCCGATACGGAACAGAGCCGCAGGCTTCTGGAACGGCGCATGGTGCTCGGCATACAGGAACGGCTCGACAGCCTGGAGCTGAGCCGCGGCGCCTCCATATCCATCGTTTCCGCCGACGGGCGCGTCCTTGCCGGCAAGGGTATGCCCATGGAGGTTTCCTCCATTTCCCCCGACGTGCTGAAACGGGTACGCAAGGGGGAAGTGCTGGAAGGCAGTACGGAAGGGGCGGAAGAACCCGTCATGTACAGACTGGCGTATTTCAAGGCCATGGACTGGTATGTGGGAGCGTCCATTCCCCTGAACGCCATCGCCGGGCCGGCGGAAGCTCTGGCGCGGCACCTGTTCGGAGTGGCGGCGGCGCTGCTTGTGCTGAGTCTGCTCATCATGCTGGTGCTTACCATGCGTATCATCGCGCCTCTGCGCCTGCTCACGCGCCGCGCGGGAGAAATAGCCCGCGAGGATTTCAGTTCCGAAAGGGGCGTGGGCTTTTCGGCAAACATCGTCGAGGGGCTTCCCGTGGAAAGAACGGACGAGGTGGGGCAGCTTGCCGGGGCCTTCGCCCACATGGTGAAGGCGCTGGATGAGAATATCCGCCGTCTGGTGGACACGCTGGCCGTGCGCCAGAGGATGCAGGGCGAGCTGAACGCCGCGCGCGACATACAGATGGGCATACTTCCGCCGCCGAACGGCGCGCCCAGAAGTCTGGGCTATTCCGCAGCGGCTTTTCTGGAACCGGCCAAGGAAGTGGGCGGCGATCTGTACGACTTCTTCACCGTGCCCGACGGGCGTCAGGCCGTGGTCATCGGCGATGTGTCCGACAAGGGCGTGTCCGCCGCGCTTTTCATGTCCATGACGGTGACGCTGGTCCGCTATGCTCTGGCCGAAGGACTTTCCTGTTCGGAAGCCATGCTGCGCATCAATGAGCGCCTTGCCGAAAACAATCCTTCCTGCATGTTCGTCACGCTGTTCATCGGGCTTTTCGATCCGGCGACCGGCAGGCTGGATTACGCGAGCGGCGCGCACTGTCCGCCCTTTGTGGTCAATCCCGATCCTTCCGTGCCGGTAAGGATGCTTACCGATACCAGCGGCCCTCTGGTGGGCGCCATGCAGGGGCTGGACTACGAGGCCTGTCATGCCGTGCTTGCGCCCGGGGAATACTGCCTGCTTTATACCGACGGCGTTTCCGAGGCCATGAATGAGAAGCTGGAGCTTTTCGGAGAGGAGCGCATTGCCGCCGCTCTGGAGCATCTGCGCGATGCCTCGCCCGACAAGGTGCTGCATGGCGTGCTGGAAGCGGTGAAGGCGCACCGGGGCACGGCCGGTCAGTCGGACGACATCACCATGCTCTGTTTCCGGCGGTCGGTGCAGTAA
- a CDS encoding PqqD family peptide modification chaperone, with the protein MTDILFTGVERPVRFLHCPMLLGQARRFFHAWPHEEARLPEGDAVIHVRAFGREPGGYDIRAPWMPGPCHEPSMASALCSLAIELVAAFCESHPQMTCLHAAAVRSGNGTLLLLGDNHAGKSTLVARLMAEGRVCLGDDLIGVAPGGTLWSFGIPPRLRLPLPSSPGLAAFVQKNRGIRDDRYQYLRADCAFSAPFGQALPPDRIIILQRRSGERARLLPVTHDSGLMQLLPHYVMRRGSADIVLGQAAHLIRNVPAFVFRYSGLDEAADVLLNRPSTDAVAPEAPHHPRPHESSPAMYARETPRLSRTCHRQAPGTRIRVEHGNIFLMDGASDRMYGLNRLGETLWHMLEQPLSEAEAAQLLQEAFPGTDKGRIAHDVAEIFARLRHEGLILRCTPETPPRAEKNRN; encoded by the coding sequence ATGACGGATATTCTCTTTACCGGTGTGGAACGCCCCGTACGCTTTCTGCATTGTCCCATGCTGCTCGGGCAGGCACGGCGTTTTTTTCACGCCTGGCCCCATGAGGAAGCAAGACTCCCGGAGGGCGATGCCGTCATCCATGTGCGTGCCTTCGGCCGGGAACCCGGAGGATACGATATACGCGCGCCGTGGATGCCCGGCCCCTGTCATGAACCTTCCATGGCAAGCGCGCTGTGCAGTCTGGCCATAGAGCTTGTCGCCGCCTTCTGCGAATCGCATCCGCAGATGACGTGTCTGCACGCTGCCGCCGTGCGCTCCGGCAACGGCACGTTGCTTCTGCTGGGCGACAACCATGCCGGGAAAAGCACACTTGTCGCCCGGCTCATGGCTGAAGGCCGGGTATGCCTGGGGGACGACCTCATCGGCGTCGCTCCCGGAGGAACGCTGTGGTCCTTCGGCATTCCGCCCCGTCTGCGTCTGCCGCTGCCCTCTTCCCCGGGACTTGCGGCATTCGTGCAGAAAAACAGAGGCATAAGGGACGACCGCTATCAGTACCTGCGGGCGGACTGCGCCTTTTCCGCCCCCTTCGGACAGGCCCTGCCCCCCGACCGCATCATCATACTGCAGCGCCGCAGCGGGGAGCGCGCCCGTCTTCTTCCCGTAACACACGACTCCGGCCTCATGCAGCTTCTGCCTCACTATGTCATGCGCAGAGGCTCCGCCGACATCGTACTCGGCCAGGCGGCACACCTGATACGGAACGTTCCCGCGTTCGTGTTCCGCTATTCCGGTCTCGACGAAGCGGCCGACGTTCTGCTGAACCGGCCGTCCACGGATGCCGTCGCGCCCGAAGCTCCCCACCATCCCCGCCCGCACGAATCGTCCCCGGCCATGTACGCCCGGGAAACTCCCCGGCTTTCCCGGACATGCCACAGGCAGGCCCCCGGTACGCGGATCAGGGTGGAACACGGCAACATCTTTCTGATGGACGGAGCCTCCGACCGCATGTACGGACTGAACCGGCTGGGAGAAACACTCTGGCACATGCTGGAACAACCTTTAAGTGAAGCGGAAGCCGCGCAGCTCCTTCAGGAAGCGTTTCCGGGAACGGACAAGGGCCGGATAGCACACGACGTTGCGGAAATCTTCGCCCGTCTCCGGCACGAAGGCCTTATCCTGCGATGTACTCCCGAAACGCCTCCCCGGGCAGAAAAAAACAGAAACTGA